From the Lampris incognitus isolate fLamInc1 chromosome 6, fLamInc1.hap2, whole genome shotgun sequence genome, one window contains:
- the rassf9 gene encoding ras association domain-containing protein 9 — MAPFGRNFLKARLKNRTKDAESVVGKEIQVSVCNEEKVVCGVTKHTTCADMVQALLDDHNTFPESKRLLHGDPKDFCLIERWKGFERPLPPLTRILRLWNAWGDQKPFIQFALVKTSDFVPQPCKKGKSKGAKPKRWEQGPTLYSQSLPVERQKRIVKKAFRKLEKLHKESKSSPGTDEIDRMVQLILTQDHTIREQIQRMRDLDLEIERIEFQVQKEEELDGPMTRPRAQSLDGHAERQLQEYLYTIDGVDQLDLQVQRHQELILQLSQDIDAELGRVDMVWPENQDEDLPQEGATAASLLSSETDSPLYVEELEKLQSELQHSLFSGVSLHNLTTELDKELKYYEAMLVSKDNELWQLASQLNSMQLEDSAEEKPGPVAQKGQVWSSVSQAVKLKHSLSPTDITDTDSDTGISSTHSQDSLSPGLDFPPPLDTDV; from the coding sequence GACAAAAGATGCAGAGTCGGTGGTGGGGAAAGAGATTCAGGTTTCAGTCTGCAATGAGGAGAAGGTCGTTTGTGGAGTGACCAAGCACACAACATGTGCTGACATGGTTCAGGCTCTACTAGATGACCACAACACCTTCCCAGAGAGCAAGCGGCTGCTGCATGGGGACCCCAAAGACTTCTGTCTCATAGAGCGCTGGAAGGGCTTTGAGAGGCCCCTGCCACCTCTTACCCGCATCCTGAGGCTCTGGAATGCTTGGGGGGACCAGAAGCCCTTCATACAGTTTGCTTTGGTAAAAACCAGCGATTTTGTCCCTCAGCCTTGCAAAAAGGGCAAATCAAAGGGAGCCAAGCCAAAGCGATGGGAGCAGGGTCCCACTCTTTACTCTCAGTCCCTGCCAGTGGAGAGGCAGAAGCGCATAGTGAAGAAAGCTTTTCGGAAGCTGGAGAAACTCCACAAGGAGAGCAAGAGCTCCCCAGGCACTGATGAGATAGACCGGATGGTCCAACTGATTCTCACACAGGATCACACCATCCGGGAACAGATCCAGCGAATGAGGGACCTAGATTTGGAGATCGAGCGCATTGAGTTTCAGGTGCAGAAGGAAGAGGAGCTTGATGGTCCAATGACTCGGCCTCGTGCTCAGAGTTTAGATGGGCATGCTGAGAGGCAGCTGCAGGAGTACCTGTACACCATTGATGGAGTGGATCAGCTGGACCTGCAGGTGCAGAGGCACCAGGAGCTTATCCTCCAGCTGTCTCAAGATATTGACGCTGAACTGGGGAGAGTTGACATGGTGTGGCCAGAAAACCAAGACGAGGACCTTCCACAAGAAGGGGCCACAGCTGCTTCCTTGCTCTCCTCTGAGACAGACTCACCACTCTATGTTGAGGAACTGGAGAAGCTGCAGTCTGAATTACAACACAGTCTGTTTTCTGGTGTATCCCTTCACAACCTAACCACAGAGCTAGACAAGGAACTGAAATATTATGAAGCTATGTTGGTCTCCAAGGACAATGAGTTATGGCAGCTGGCTTCCCAGCTGAACTCAATGCAGCTGGAGGACAGTGCAGAGGAAAAGCCTGGTCCTGTAGCTCAGAAAGGACAGGTTTGGTCTAGTGTCTCACAGGCAGTGAAACTCAAACACAGCCTGTCTCCTACAGATATTacagacacagactcagacactGGAATTAGCTCCACTCACAGTCAGGACTCTCTGTCACCCGGTCTCGACTTTCCTCCCCCCCTGGACACAGACGTTTGA